The Plantactinospora sp. KBS50 sequence GCCGGGTCGCAGGTGCAGCGGCAGTGGCGTGATGCTCGCGGCGCCGGCCGCCGCGATGGCGGCCACGGTCGACTCGATCGCGGCGTCGTCGTCGCTCAGGCCGGGCAGGATCGGTGCCATCAGCACCCCGACCTCGAAGCCGGCTTCGGTGAGGGCGCGTACGGCGTCCAGCCGGCGGCGCGGGCTGGGCGTGCCCGGCTCGACGGAGCGCCAGAGCGTCTCGTCGACGAACCCGACGGAGAGCGCGAGGCGTACGTCGGTGACCGCGGCGGCCTGCCGGAGCAGGGGCAGGTCGCGCAGGATCAGCGTCCCCTTGGTCAGGATCGAGAACGGGTTGGCGAAGTCCCGCAGCGCCGAGATGATCTGCGGCATCAGCCGGTAGCGGCCCTCGGCGCGCTGGTAGCAGTCCACGTTGGTGCCCATCGCGACGGGCGCGCCGGGCCAGCGGGGCGCGGCCAGCTCGCGCCGGACCAGCTCGCCGGCGTTGACCTTGACGATCACCCGGCTGTCGAAGTCGCGCCCCGGGTCCAGGTCGAGATAGGTGTGGGTGCGCCGGGCGAAGCAGTAGGTGCAGGCGTGGGTGCAGCCGCGGTAGGGGTTGATCGTGTACTCGAACGGGACCCGTGACGCGCCGGGCACCCGATTGATGATCGACTTCGCGTGGATCTCGTAGAAGGTCATCCCGGCGAAGGCCGGGGTCTCGAAGGTGCGGGTGACAGCACCGGGCAGCGCCAGCGGCAGGGGTGCAGCCGCTGGCGCCGCGTCCGGCGGCGTCCCCCCGGGGTGGAGCCTCTCGTGGGGAGCCGAGAGGTTCTCCCAGCGCACGCCTTATTCGAACATGCGTGCTACTCGGCTCGCAACTCCACCCCGGGTCCGAGTGTCGCCGGTCAGTGCTGGTGTCCGGCCAACTGCGCCCGTACGTCGTCCATGTCCAGCGCCTGGACCTGCTCGATGAGCGATTCGAGCGCGGCCTCGGGCAGGGCGCCCGGCTGCGCGAAAACGATCACGCCGTCCCGGATCGCCATGATCGTCGGGATGGAGCGGATGTCGAACTTCGCCGCCAGCTCCTGCTGGGCCTCGGTGTCGACCTTGCCGAAGGTGATCTCCTCGTGCTTCTCCGAGGACCGCTCGTACAGCGGGGCGAAGCGCAGACAGGGACCGCACCAGCTCGCCCAGAAGTCCACCAGCACGATGCCGTCCTGGCCCGTCACCTCGTCGAAGTTGGTCGAGGTCAGTTCAACGGTCGCCATTGAAGTCTCCGATCTGCGCGTGTCACGTCCATCTGGAAGAACTCGGCCCCGGTTGCCGGAATTCCCGTGCTCCGGGCACCCGAAACGCCCCGTCGCGCCCGCGAGCTTATGTGAAGTTCATCGATTCATATGATCCACGCCAGGGTCCGCGTGTCCATGATCGGCTCAGTACTGTGTGTGATGGGAGCGTGCCCACGATGTGACGCTGGTCCGATTCATACTTATCGGTAACTTGCATCGAGACGTGCGAAGACGTTGTTTGCAGAGGTCAAGCACCGGGATGTTTTGACTCACGCACCGTAAAGTCACAAATTGATAACTGTGACCTCCGTCTCTAGTTCGACTCTTTCTGTTCATGCCATCTCTGAGGCAGAATCTTTCTCATCAAAGCGTGGGCGGCGGGCGCCGGGGAGGGCCCCGCCGCTCATTGCGTCAGCACCCGGTCGAGACCCGTGGCACACCCCCCGACCCTCAGCGTCGGATGACCGACCGGACCGCCCGGATCACCCGTACCCGCTGGTGGCGACGCCGTCCGGCGCGGACCTTGATCCTCATCCGCCGCCCGCGGGTCCCGCGGATCCCGCCCTGCCGCTCCCGGCTCGTCGCCCGCTCCGCCCGCAGGGGTGGAAACGGCGCCCCGGCGGACCGTCGCGCCTGGTGGCGGCTGGCGCACATTTCCACCACCGGGGCCTATGCTGAGCCAGGAGGTCCCGATGAGCCACTCCGCTGCCGGAGAGCCACCGCCGGGCGGGCGACACGCCGGCCCCGCGGGCACCGCGATCTTTTCCGACGTCGACTGGCGGCTGCTGGTCCGGCTGCCGAGTCAGGTGGTGGTCGCCGCCGCCTCGGCCGGCCCCGACGACCCCCGGCTGATGGTCGGGGAGAGCCTGGCCGGGCTGGAGGGAATCGCCGCCGGCCGGGCCTTCGACAGCGATCTGGTCCGCGCGGTGGTCGCGGCGATCTACGCCGAGTCGGCGGACCTGCCGTCGCTGGACCGCCGGGATCCGGCGAGCCGGGCGGCCGCGACGCTGTCCGCCTGCCGGCGGGCGGTGGCGATCCTCACCGAGGTCGCCGATCCGGCCGACTCGGCGGCCTACCGCCAGTGGGTGCAGTCGGTCGCCTTCCGGGTCTGCCGGGCGGGCGAGGACGTGGCGCCGGCCGCACCCTTCGATCCGGTCCGCCGGGCCGGCTTCCTCGGCGAGCTTCGCCGCGCCCTCGCGCTCGGCTGACGGCCACGCTCCGGCGCTCGGGGCAGCGCCGTACGCTGCCTTCTCGTGGAGCCTGAGCAGCCGGAGGTGGGGGTCGGTCCGTGGCCGGGGGAGCCGCCCGCGGATCCGCGGTACGACCCCGAGCTGCTGGTCGGTGGCGACCGGCGCAACGTGGTGGACCGGTACCGCTACTGGCGGCACGAGGCGATCGTCGCGGACCTGGACGAACGCCGGCACGGTTTCCACGTCGCGATCGAGAACTGGCAGCACGACTTCAACATCGGCACCGTGGTGCGTAACGCGAACGCGTTCCTGGCGGCCGAGGTGCACATCGTGGGCCGCCGGCGGTGGAACCGGCGCGGTGCCATGGTCACCGACCGGTACCAGCACGTCCGGCATCACGACACGATCGAGGAGCTGGTGGGCTGGGCGCGGGACCGGGCACTGCCGCTGGTCGGCATCGACAACCTGCCCGGCGCGCGTGCGCTGGAGACGGCGGCGCTGCCGCGGCGCTGCGTGCTGCTGTTCGGCCAGGAGGGTCCGGGGCTCTCGGCGCCGGCCCGGTGCGCCTGTGACCAGGTCTTCTCGATCGCCCAGTACGGATCGACCCGGTCGGTCAACGCCGGGGTGGCGAGCGGGATCGCCATGCACGCCTGGATCCGCGCGCACGCCGCTCCGCCGGACGGCTGAATGTCACCTGGTCCGGCCCGGCCGAGGCGCTTCCGGAAGATGACCAAAAGGGCCGGTTCGGTTGACGTCACCGGCGGCGGCCGTGACGGTAGGGGTCATGGGAGTATCGGTGAGTTGCCCGCGGTGCGGCGGGCCGGTCCGTGAGCCGGACCTGATGCACACGCAGTGGCGGTGCCTGGGGTGCGGCCCGGTTCCGCCGCTGCACACGGCCGAGCATGTCGGCCCCGAGATCGTCGCCGCGGTGGTGGAGCAGGTGCGGGCCGGCGCGCCGTCGTCGTCGGAGCCGTCGACCGTGCCACTGTGGTGTCCCTGGCCGCTGTTGCCCGGCTGGACGATGACCGGCGTGGCGTGGGCCGGCGACGACCGCAGCGGAGTACGCGCCGGCGCGGTGGCGTGCAGCGGTCCCGCCCCGCTCGGCGGCGGCCCGGCGGACCTCGTCCTGGTGGCGGAGGAGCCGGGTGTCGGACTGGGCAACCGGTTCGCCGGCCTGTCCGGTCCGGACGCCGGGGCCGAGCTGGCCGACGTGATGACCCAGCCGCCGCCGGGGCACGCCGAGCCGATGGCGCATGCCAAGATCCGTGCCGGCGGGCATCCGACTCCACTATGGTCCGTTGGATCTCCGACAGATCGGAGCGCCTACGTCGGTGAAGCTCGGGGAATGTGGCTCTATGCGATAACCTGGCCAGCGAGCGCTGGTTACCTCCTCGCGGACGAGGTCGTCCTGCACGACCTTGCCGAGTGGACTCCGCCCGAGCTCGTGTACGGGGCGCCCTGCCCCTACCTGCACGGTAAGGCCTGATCTGGGGCTTGCGCCGGTGCCGGAGGGCATGGGTACGCTGTTCACTGTTAGGCGTCTGACTGACACTCTCGGTATCGATGCGGTGCCGGTACGGACCCGCACGGAGGGGATGGCCCGTCATGGTCAAGAAGGTTCTCACCTGGCTAGGGGTCGCGTTTCTCATCTTCTTCGTCGCCTTCCGACCGAACTCGGCGGCCGACGTATTCAAGTCGCTCGGCGGTGGGCTGGTCGACATCGCCTCGGGCTTCGGCGAGTTCTTCAGCAACCTCGTCGCCTAGCCCTCGATGACCACCCCACCGGGCTCGCCACCTCCGGATCCTGACGACGAGGATCGTCACCGGAGCGAGCGGGACACCGAACCCATCCCCCGGATCCGGCCCGACGACGGACCGGCCGGCGGGCAGGGTCCGTACCCGGGCGCTTCGTCCTATCCGGAGAGCGGGCCGTACGACCGGCCCTGGGTTCCGGAGGGCTACCGGGACGAGGAGGGCTACCGCGACCCGCCGCCCCGGATCACCGAGGACGAGCTGGCCGGCCTCCGGGTGGACGCATCGGGGATGCCGCTCGGCACCCGCCGGGTGCTGCCGCTGGAGGACGAGCCGACCCCGCTGGTCGCCCGCTATCTCTTCCCGACCGAGCGGTACCGCGGCGAGTGGAAGCGGCACTGGGTCTACCTGGCCACGCCGCTGCTGATCGGCATCCTGGCCACCTTCGTCCTGGGCTACCTCTCCGGGTTCCTGGCCGGCCAGAACGTCGGCGCGCTCACCACGGTCGCGGTGATCCTCTGGTTCGCGGTGATCGGCTGGGTGGCCTGGCGGGTGGCCGACTGGTACTACGACCGCTTCATCCTCACCAACAAACGGGTGATGGTGGTGAAAGGCATCGTGACCCGCTCGGTCGCGATGATGCCGCTGGCCCGGGTCACCGACATGAAGTACGAGCAGTCGCCCATGGGCCGCACGCTCAACTACGGCACGTTCATCCTGGAGTCCGCGGGCCAGGAGCAGGCGCTGCGCGAGGTCAAGTACCTGCCGAACCCGAACGAGCTCTACCTGCGGGTGGTCGAGGAGATGTACGAGCCGCAGGCGGTCGAGGCGCGGCTGGGCAAGGAGGCCGACGAGGCCAAGGCGGACGACGGCGCCTGACCCATGGACCTTCGGGTCCCGCTGTGGCAGCCTCGGTTGGCACGGGGCAACGGGGAAGGACGGACGGTGGCGGTCAGCGACGCCTTGGAAGAGGAGTTCCGCGAGTTCGTCGCGGCCCGTTCAGCGGCCCTGCTGCGCACCGCGTACCTGCTCGCGGGCGACTGGGCGACGGCCGAGGACCTGTTGCAGACCGCGCTGACCAAGACGTACCTGGCCTGGAAGCGGCTGGGTGGCATCGAGGCGGTCGAACCGTACGCCCGGCGGGTCCTGGTGAACACCGCCACGAGCTGGTGGCGGCGCCGATGGCACGGCGAGCGGCCCACCGACGTACTGCCCGAACAGCCGGCCCGGGACCGGGTCCAGGAGCAGTTGGACCGGGACGCGTTGTGGCGGCACGTCCAGCAGCTACCCGCCCGCCAGCGCGCCGTGCTGGTGCTGCGGTTCTACGAGGACCTGTCCGAGGCGCAGACCGCCGCCCTGCTGAACATCTCGGCCGGAACGGTGAAGAGCCAGAGTTCCCGGGCGCTGGCCACGCTGCGTCGCCGGCTGGCCGCGGAACAGGCGGCCGAGCGGGCCGCCGAGCAGGCAGCGGGCGTACCCGCGCCGTCGGCCCGGCCCAACGGCCCGGCGACCGGCCCGCGCAACCCGCGTCCCGCGGCGCCGTCCGCCCCCGCCGGGCCGCCGGCGCAGCGCCCCGCGGCCACCGGTCGCGGCCCGGCCGCGGTGCCGGGCACCCCGCGGGTACGTCCGGACCTGCCCACGCCCGCCCCGGTGGTGGCGGTGCCGCCGGCGCCCGTGCCGGCGATTCCAGCGAGCAGGGTGGATGCCTGAGATGTCCGCCGCGGCACGTGCCCGAATCAGCCGGCCGGCAACCTTCCGCCCCGCGACCGGCGTCTGACGAACGTGGGACAGGACGAACTCGAACGGGCCCTGCGGGACATGCTGTCCCAGCGGGTGGCCGGCTCGCGGTCCCCGCTCGACCCGGCGGAGGTCGCGATCCGGCGTGGTCGCCGGGTCAGACGGTTCCAGACGGTCGGCGGGATCGCCTCCGCGGCGCTGGCGATCGTGTTGGTGAGCGTCGGGATCATCGAGGTGGGAACGGCCTCCCGCAACGGGCCGATGGTGGTGGTGCTGGACGACTCGCCCGACGCGAGCGGGTCGGCGTTCGGCCCGGTGCGGCCGGACACCGCCCCGGACCCGTCCCCGGCCGGCATCCCGGCGACCGTCGAGCTGGTCAGCGGGCACACCCTGACCGGGACCGACCGGATCGACTTCGCCCTCGACTCCCCGGTGACCGCCGCGCGGCGTACCGGAGACGGCTGGTTGCTGGTGACCGGACCCGCCGGACGCTCGACGCTCTGGCTCGGCACCGGTTCCGGCGGCGCCCGCCGGCTGGTCACCGGCGCCAGCGTGCTGACGCTCGGCGCGGACGGGCAGCGCGTCGCCTGGCGCGACGGTTCCCAGCTCTACGTGAGCAGCATCTCGGGCGGCGTGTTGGCCCCGGCGACGTCGATCGGCTGGGCGGTGGGCGCCGTGCCCATCCGCTTCCTCGGCGGCGCGCTGCTGCTGTACCGCGCCGACCCGGCCGGGTTCCGGCTCTGGTGGCCCAGCGGCGGCCGCGAGACGGCCTGGCAGCCGACCCCGCTCGGGGTCTACGGGCTGCTGCCCGACGGCCGGACCGCGGTCGGGGAGGTGCACGGCCCCGACGGAACGCCCTGCCTGGCTCTGCTGGACCTGGACCAGGACCTGGCCTCGACCCGTACCGCGTGCGGCGTGCGACTCGCGCCCGGACCTGCGGCGGTGTCCCCGGACGGCCGGTGGCTGCTGGCCAACCCGGCCACCACCGGCGCGGACGCGGACACCGGTCTCGGGGCGCGCGCCAGCCTCGAGCCGCCGTCCACGGCCGCCTCCCCGACCACCCCGACCGCGGGCCCGGCCGCCGCCCAGGGCCCGGCCGCCACCGAGGACCCGGCCGGCGCGGCCGGCGCGGCCACCGGGGACGGCGCCGGGACGGCCGCGCTGCTGGTGGACCTGCGCGCGGTCTTCGGCGATACGCCCGCCACCTGGCCGGCCGGACCGCTGCTGCGGACCGATCCGTGCTGGCTGGACGACCGGACCGCGGTGTACCTGGACGCCGCGGGTGACCTCGTGGTGGTGCCGGCCGACGGGATACCGCAGGGCCGCAAGCCGGACCGGTTGCCGCTGGACGTCGAGTCGGGGACCGGGCCGACCGTGCTGGTGGCGGCCACGCCGGAGAGCACCGCGACCGAGGCCACGACCCTGGGCGCCAGCGGGTGAGCGGTGCCGACCGGCCGTCCCGACATCCGGTACGCCGGATCGACCTGCATGCCCACAGCACGGCCAGCGACGGCACGCTGAGCCCGGCCGAACTGGTCGGCGCGGCGGCGGCGACCGGGCTGGACGTGCTGGCGATCACCGACCACGACACCACGGCCGGCTGGGCCGAGGCGGTCGCGGCGCTGCCACCCGGCCTCGACCTGGTCCGCGGCGCGGAACTGTCCTGCCACTGGTCCGGCACCCGGCCGGCGACATCCCTGCACCTGCTGGCGTACCTGTTCGACCCGACCGAGCCGGAGCTGGTGGCACAACTGCGGCGGGTCCGCGCGGCGCGGGAGCGGCGCGGCGAGCGGATCGTGGCCTTGCTGCGCGCCGACGGCCACGACATCCGCTGGTCCGAGGTGCTGGCCGGGGCCGCCGGCGGTGCGGTGGGTCGGCCGCACATCGCGCAGGCACTGATCCGGGCCGGGCTGGTCGGCTCCACTACCGAGGCGTTCGAGCCGGACTGGCTGGGTGAGCGGTACCGGCTGGCCAAGGAGGACATCGACGTCTTCCGGGCCGTCGCACTGGTCCGCCGGGCCGGCGGGGTGGCGGTCTTCGCCCACCCGCGGGCCACCCGGCGCGGCAGGGTGGTGCCGGACCGGCTGATCGGCGACCTGGCCGAGGCCGGCCTGGCCGGGCTGGAGGCCGATCACGAGGACCACTCCCCGGCCGAACGGGAGCACGTCCGGGCGCTGGCCGGACGGCTGGGTCTGTTCGTCACCGGCTCGTCGGACTTCCACGGCAGCCACAAGAGCGTCGCGCTGGGTGCCTTCGGCACCGCGGAACCGGCGTACCAGCGGCTGCTGGCCGCGGCCAGCGGCGTGACGGGCGTCGCTTCCGGGTGATCCGCGCGGCCGCCGGAAACGGCGCCGATACCGTGTGCGGGTGGGCATCAAGCTGTTCGGCGAGGTCTTCCTGACCCTTCTGGTGATCACCGACCCGCCGGGCATGATGCCGATCTTTCTGGCCCTGACCGGACCGCTGCCCGCCCGGGAGCGCAACCGCGCCGCCTGGCAGGCGGTGGCGCTGGCGCTCGGGGTGATCGTCGTGTTCGCCGTGGCCGGCCAGACGCTGCTGGCCTACCTGCACGTCTCGCTGCCGGCGTTGCAGGCGGCCGGCGGGCTGCTGCTGGTCCTGGTCGCCCTGGAACTGCTGACCGGCAAGGCCGACGATCCGGAACAGCAGTCCGCCACCGCGAACATCGCGCTGGTCCCGCTCGGTACGCCGCTGCTGGCCGGTCCCGGGGCGATCGTGGCCACCATGCTGTTCGTGCAGCGCGCCGGCGGCCCGGTGGACTACCTCCAGATCGGCGCGGCGATCGTGGCCGTGATGGTCACGGTCTGGCTGGTGCTGCGCTTCTCCGGGGTGATCGTCAAGGTGCTGCGGCCCGGCGGCATCGAGGTGCTGACCCGGATCGCCGGTCTGCTGCTGGCCGCCATCGCCGTGCAGCTGATCGCGGATGCCATCGCCTCGTTCGTCACGGCGTACCTCGACGCGCGCTGAGCCGCACCGGCGGGCGCCGCCGTGCGTGGCGCCGCGGCCCGATGCGCGGTGTGGAGCGGTGCGGCCCGGCGGGTGCGGTGCTGTCGGTGCCGGATGGCAGGATCGGGTGGTGCGACGACCATCCGCGAGCGGCGGGCGTGCCCCGCGTCCCCGTCCCGAGCCGGAACAGTTGGGCTTCGCCGGCATGCCGGAGCGACTCTTCGTGTGCACACCCAGCAAGTTGGGCGCCTACGAGGACTGCCCCCGCCGCTTCCGGTACGGCTACCTGGACCGGCCGGCGCCGCCGAAGGGACCGCCCTGGGCGCACAACTCGCTCGGCGCCAGCGTGCACACGGCGCTGCGGAACTGGTTCTCGCTGGCCGTGCCGGACCGCCGTCCCGAGGCCCTGCCGCGGCTGCTGCGGGCCACCTGGGTGCGGGAGGGCTACCGCGACACCGAGCAGGAGCAGCTTGCCTACCGGCGCGCGCTGGCCTGGCTGGAGTCGTACGTGGACACCCTCGACCCGGAGGCCGAGCCGCTCGGCGTCGAGCGGGTGGTCGCGGTGAAGACCTCCGTGCTGGCCTTCAACGGCCGGGCGGACCGGATCGACTCTAGGACCGGTCCCGACGGCCCGGAGGCGGTGATCGTCGACTACAAGACCGGCCGGTCCGGCCTGGACAACGACGACGCGCGGGGGTCGGCGGCGCTCGCGCTGTACGCGTTCGCGGCCGAGCGGGTGTTCCGGCGCCCCTGCCGCCGCGTCGAGCTGCACCACCTGCCCAGCGGCACGGTCGCCGCGCACGAGCACACGCCGGACTCGCTGGCCCGCCAGGTCGGCCGGGCCGAGGACACCGCTCGGGACATCGTCGCCGCGCAGCGGTCGGTGACCGACGGTGCCGATCCCGACGACGCCTTCCCGACCCGGCCCGGCGGCCGGTGCACCTGGTGCGACTACCGCCGGGTCTGCCCGGACGGCGAGCGGGCGCCGCAGGAGGAGCCCTGGGCGGCCCTGGCCCGTTCCATCGCGGCCAGATAGATCGGACCCTCGACCAGCCGGCGCGGCACCGCGTTCAGCGCCAGCCGGAGGGTCCACACGCCGATGCCGGCGGACAGCTCCGTGCCGGGCAGGCCGAGCCCGCCGTACAACCGGCGGGCCCAGGCCGGCAGCAGGCCGAAGGCGGTGCCGGCCACGCCGAGATAGGCCAGCCGGGCCGGCCCGAGGTCCAGGCCGATCCGCAGCGGACGGCTCAGCGTCCGCGGCGCCGGGGGAGCGGTGAGGAAGAAGCCGGTCTCGATGGCGGCCCGGGTGAGCCGCAGCTGCGGCCGGATCCGCCGGTAGAACTCCTCGACCTGCGCGGCCGAGCCCGGCACGGTGTCCGGGTCCAGCCCCACCAGGGCGGCCGAGCGCCGCTGTTCGTGGTAGTAGCCGTCCACCTCCGCGGCGGTCAACCGCACCCCCGCCCGGCGGGCCGTGCTGACGAAGGACTCCACCTCGGCCACGTGCACCCAGCGCAGCAGGTCCGGCTCGTCGATCCGGAACTGCTCGCCGGTGTCCGGATCCTGCGCGCGCATCCGGGCGTGGAAGGTACGCAGCCGCCGGCCGGCCGCCTCGGCCTGCGCGGTGGTGCCGTAGACGGTCGTCGCCACGTACGTCGCGGTGCGCATCAGCCGGCCCCACGGGTCGGACCGGTAGTTGCTGTTCTGCGCCACCCCGGCCATCGCCCGCGGATGCAGCGCCTGGAGGTAGAGCGAGCGGAGGCCGGCCACCAGCAGGATCGGCTCCGCGTGCACCTTCCAGGTCACCGAGCCGGGGCCGAACAAGCCGAGGTCGTCATCGCGGTCCACCGTCCAAGGGTGCCACGGGCGGCGGCTGCGCGGTCACTCCCCGGCGGCCCGCAGTGACCGGCAGGCCGGACAGAGGCCCCAGAAGGTGATCTCGGCCTCGTCGACCTCGAAACCGTGCCCGTCGGACGGGTCGAGGCACGGCGCGCTGCCGTGCACGCAGTCCACGTCGCTGATCAGGCCGCAGCCGCGGCAGACGATGTGGTGGTGGTTGTCCCCGGCCCGCGCCTCGTAGCGGGCGGGGCTGCCCGCCGGCTCGATCCGCCGGGACAGGCCGGCCCGGGACAGCGCCGCGAGCACGTCGTAGACCGCCTGGGTGGAAACCGTTTCGATCCGGCCGCGCACCCGGCGGGCGATCTCCTCGACCTCCAGGTGGCCCCCCTCGGCCAGCACGTCCAGCACGGCCAGCCGGGGGCGGGTCACCCGCAGCCCCCTCGACCGCAGCAACTCTTCGCTGGACATGTTCCCATTGGAGCACGGATCGACAAGACTGGTTCGGATTCGGCGCCCCGGGGTGGTCATGACCACATTCAGCGGGTGTTTGACGAGGCCATGCCCTACCGCGCCGGACCAGGACGACGACCGGGCGCGCTGTCGGACGCCGCCCTGGCCTCGGCTCGCTACGGGCGAGCCTGGTCAGACACCCTCTAAGCTGTCCACCCACGAGTCGGGAGGCGCGGTGTTCAGAGAGATCATGGGGCTACCGGCCCACGCGTTGCTGGTGCATGCCGCCGTGGCGGCCGTGCCGCTGCTGGTCCTGGCCGCGATCGCGTACGCGCTCGTGCCGAGGTTCCGGTCCCGGGTGGGCTGGCTGGCCGGCGTGCTCGCGGTGGGCGCTCCGGTGGCCGTCTTCCTCGCCAAGGAGTCCGGCGAGGAACTTCAGCAGGTCCTGACGGAGAAGGGCTATCCGGCGACCGTGCTGGACCAGGTCGCCGAGCACCAGGAGTACGCCGAGTCGCTGTTCTGGTGGACGCTGGGGCTGGCGGCCGCGACCCTGCTGCTGCTCGCGGCGACCCGTCCGCGGGCGCGGTCCGTACCGCCCTGGCTGGGCTGGCTGCTCGCCGCCGCCGTGGTGGTGCTCGGGGTGCTGTCCGCCACCTACGTCTACCTGACCGGTGATTCCGGCGCCCAGGCGGTCTGGCGCGGCGTGCTGTAGCCGGTCCGGGGCCGCCCGGGCGACCGGGCGGCGGGCCGCCCGGTCAGAACATCAGCCGGGAGCAGAGCAGGCACACCAGCACGGTGAGCACCGCCGCGGCGACCAGGACGACACCGTTGGTGATCGTCCGCGCCTCCCGCTCCTGCGCGTCCAACGCGTTCGTGTCCTGCGCGGGCAGCGGCCGGGGCGCGGGGGTCTCCACGTGCACCGGCGGACGCCAGCCCGGCGGCGGTGGGGTGTTGGGCGGCGGCCCGGCGTAGCCCCCACCCTGGCCGGCGGGAAGACCACCCTGACCGCCGGAGAGACCACCCGGGCCACCCGGTCTGCCGGGGGCGCCCGGCGCCCCGCCGGGGGCCGCCGGGCCACCGGGGAACGCCGGCCCGCCGGGGCCCGCCGACCGCCCGGCGTCGGTCCCGTCCGCCGGGCGGCGCCAGACGGCGTCCGGATCCTCACCGCTGTTCGTACTCACGATCCTCGACGCTACCAACGCCGGTCCCGGTGTCCGGTCCCGCCGGTCGGCGCGGGGTTGCGCGTACCCTTGGCGATCGTGAGCATCCTGAACGACCCGCGGGCCGCCGACACCGACGGCGAGCGACCGGTGGAGTTCGACGACGAGGCACCGGCGCTGCCGGAGCAGTCGACGGACGACACGGACCGGGGCTGGGGCGAGCGCGCCACCTCGAACGACGACCGGCTGCACGAGGACCGGCCGCCGCACTGGTGACGGCGGCCGGTCCGCGAGGCTCAGCTCGCGGCGGCCGCGGGCTTGCTGGTCGATCCGCCGGAGCCGCTGGCGGCCGGGGCGCTGGGCTTGGCGGCGGAGGAGTCCTTGCCGGCCGAGCCGGCGCCGGACGCGTCGCTCTTGGCGCCCGACTCGCTCTTGGCGCCCGACGACTCGGCCGGCTTGGTGCCCGGGGTCGAGTCGGAGTTCGTGGACCGGGAGTCGGTGCGGTAGAACCCGGAGCCCTTGAAGACGATCCCGACCGAGTTGAACAGCTTTCGCAGCCGGCCCTCGCACGACGGGCACTCGGTCAGCGGCTCATCG is a genomic window containing:
- a CDS encoding MarC family protein, whose protein sequence is MGIKLFGEVFLTLLVITDPPGMMPIFLALTGPLPARERNRAAWQAVALALGVIVVFAVAGQTLLAYLHVSLPALQAAGGLLLVLVALELLTGKADDPEQQSATANIALVPLGTPLLAGPGAIVATMLFVQRAGGPVDYLQIGAAIVAVMVTVWLVLRFSGVIVKVLRPGGIEVLTRIAGLLLAAIAVQLIADAIASFVTAYLDAR
- a CDS encoding PD-(D/E)XK nuclease family protein → MPERLFVCTPSKLGAYEDCPRRFRYGYLDRPAPPKGPPWAHNSLGASVHTALRNWFSLAVPDRRPEALPRLLRATWVREGYRDTEQEQLAYRRALAWLESYVDTLDPEAEPLGVERVVAVKTSVLAFNGRADRIDSRTGPDGPEAVIVDYKTGRSGLDNDDARGSAALALYAFAAERVFRRPCRRVELHHLPSGTVAAHEHTPDSLARQVGRAEDTARDIVAAQRSVTDGADPDDAFPTRPGGRCTWCDYRRVCPDGERAPQEEPWAALARSIAAR
- a CDS encoding oxygenase MpaB family protein, whose protein sequence is MDRDDDLGLFGPGSVTWKVHAEPILLVAGLRSLYLQALHPRAMAGVAQNSNYRSDPWGRLMRTATYVATTVYGTTAQAEAAGRRLRTFHARMRAQDPDTGEQFRIDEPDLLRWVHVAEVESFVSTARRAGVRLTAAEVDGYYHEQRRSAALVGLDPDTVPGSAAQVEEFYRRIRPQLRLTRAAIETGFFLTAPPAPRTLSRPLRIGLDLGPARLAYLGVAGTAFGLLPAWARRLYGGLGLPGTELSAGIGVWTLRLALNAVPRRLVEGPIYLAAMERARAAQGSSCGARSPSGQTRR
- a CDS encoding SigE family RNA polymerase sigma factor, which encodes MAVSDALEEEFREFVAARSAALLRTAYLLAGDWATAEDLLQTALTKTYLAWKRLGGIEAVEPYARRVLVNTATSWWRRRWHGERPTDVLPEQPARDRVQEQLDRDALWRHVQQLPARQRAVLVLRFYEDLSEAQTAALLNISAGTVKSQSSRALATLRRRLAAEQAAERAAEQAAGVPAPSARPNGPATGPRNPRPAAPSAPAGPPAQRPAATGRGPAAVPGTPRVRPDLPTPAPVVAVPPAPVPAIPASRVDA
- a CDS encoding DUF6758 family protein; translation: MGVSVSCPRCGGPVREPDLMHTQWRCLGCGPVPPLHTAEHVGPEIVAAVVEQVRAGAPSSSEPSTVPLWCPWPLLPGWTMTGVAWAGDDRSGVRAGAVACSGPAPLGGGPADLVLVAEEPGVGLGNRFAGLSGPDAGAELADVMTQPPPGHAEPMAHAKIRAGGHPTPLWSVGSPTDRSAYVGEARGMWLYAITWPASAGYLLADEVVLHDLAEWTPPELVYGAPCPYLHGKA
- a CDS encoding RNA methyltransferase, whose amino-acid sequence is MEPEQPEVGVGPWPGEPPADPRYDPELLVGGDRRNVVDRYRYWRHEAIVADLDERRHGFHVAIENWQHDFNIGTVVRNANAFLAAEVHIVGRRRWNRRGAMVTDRYQHVRHHDTIEELVGWARDRALPLVGIDNLPGARALETAALPRRCVLLFGQEGPGLSAPARCACDQVFSIAQYGSTRSVNAGVASGIAMHAWIRAHAAPPDG
- a CDS encoding Fur family transcriptional regulator, encoding MSSEELLRSRGLRVTRPRLAVLDVLAEGGHLEVEEIARRVRGRIETVSTQAVYDVLAALSRAGLSRRIEPAGSPARYEARAGDNHHHIVCRGCGLISDVDCVHGSAPCLDPSDGHGFEVDEAEITFWGLCPACRSLRAAGE
- the trxA gene encoding thioredoxin — translated: MATVELTSTNFDEVTGQDGIVLVDFWASWCGPCLRFAPLYERSSEKHEEITFGKVDTEAQQELAAKFDIRSIPTIMAIRDGVIVFAQPGALPEAALESLIEQVQALDMDDVRAQLAGHQH
- a CDS encoding PH domain-containing protein, yielding MTTPPGSPPPDPDDEDRHRSERDTEPIPRIRPDDGPAGGQGPYPGASSYPESGPYDRPWVPEGYRDEEGYRDPPPRITEDELAGLRVDASGMPLGTRRVLPLEDEPTPLVARYLFPTERYRGEWKRHWVYLATPLLIGILATFVLGYLSGFLAGQNVGALTTVAVILWFAVIGWVAWRVADWYYDRFILTNKRVMVVKGIVTRSVAMMPLARVTDMKYEQSPMGRTLNYGTFILESAGQEQALREVKYLPNPNELYLRVVEEMYEPQAVEARLGKEADEAKADDGA
- a CDS encoding PHP domain-containing protein; translated protein: MSGADRPSRHPVRRIDLHAHSTASDGTLSPAELVGAAAATGLDVLAITDHDTTAGWAEAVAALPPGLDLVRGAELSCHWSGTRPATSLHLLAYLFDPTEPELVAQLRRVRAARERRGERIVALLRADGHDIRWSEVLAGAAGGAVGRPHIAQALIRAGLVGSTTEAFEPDWLGERYRLAKEDIDVFRAVALVRRAGGVAVFAHPRATRRGRVVPDRLIGDLAEAGLAGLEADHEDHSPAEREHVRALAGRLGLFVTGSSDFHGSHKSVALGAFGTAEPAYQRLLAAASGVTGVASG
- a CDS encoding YtxH domain-containing protein, giving the protein MFREIMGLPAHALLVHAAVAAVPLLVLAAIAYALVPRFRSRVGWLAGVLAVGAPVAVFLAKESGEELQQVLTEKGYPATVLDQVAEHQEYAESLFWWTLGLAAATLLLLAATRPRARSVPPWLGWLLAAAVVVLGVLSATYVYLTGDSGAQAVWRGVL